The genomic DNA TCGCCGCCCATATATCCCGTGACCTGTGTCGCGGATACCCGATCGAAGACCGCCGAAGCTCGACTAGGATCCCCGCCATCGTACTCCCAGCCATAACCATTGCCGTGGTTCTCCTGAGGTGCATCTCGAGGATAGCGGTTGCAAAAGGGATGTGGTGGGACGACTGGATTGCGCTGGTGACCACGGTAGGTTTCGCCCGAGCCCTGTCGCCCAGGACGGAGTCTGGCTAATTGTTAGACAGTTTTTTCTTTCTGCATCAGGTGTCATCGCCCTGATAAGTATGAGAATTCCGTACAAGGCTACTTGCTCTAGGCCATTGGCGCAGTCTAACCTTCTCTCTGA from Colletotrichum higginsianum IMI 349063 chromosome 3, whole genome shotgun sequence includes the following:
- a CDS encoding Integral membrane protein translates to MDGGCSLAKAADCVCTNTTLQAHVSQCVQTSCIYADQVGTLQKFHLDVKACLLPSRPTTDRESLPLVAAHISRDLCRGYPIEDRRSSTRIPAIVLPAITIAVVLLRCISRIAVAKGMWWDDWIALVTTDGVWLIVRQFFLSASGVIALISMRIPYKATCSRPLAQSNLLSDRPSNRFRASLLGHRPRQSDDNLAGLKAT